aaaaaaaaaagcataacaTTTTTGTGTAATGACTGCAAAAATAACCCATTTTTGCTCCGGACTCTTCTCTTAACCCACCAATACCTAGTCACTGAAACTGTACCCTTCAGGTTCAAAAGGTTATGGTTACACAAGGAAACAGTTCCCTTTTGTTTCGTTTTCATTTTGGATTGCTTGTTTTTGTGGTGGTTGGATTTGGTGAGTGCTTATATTACAGCTACCTAATCATCACTCTATCCTCATTCACTGAGTAGTAAAAAGGCAGCCGGTACACAAAACATCTACTACTTACTTCCAGTTAGTAAGAGGTATCTTGAATTAAGAACTAGACTTAGAAGCTAAAAAAAGCTATCCTGAGCAATCGGGTTCATTCCCAATAAATGATGTCGAGTTCCAATAACCACTTTCGCCTGATCCAATTCACCTCCATCGAGCAGCAAACttgtagatcatctttcctgatgAATGGAAGGATGCATTTACTAAGTAGTATTAGAAAAAAATCTCTCATTAAAGTGGCTTGGCATCGTTCACATCTTATTTCGGCTTCTACTTGGGTGGATAGACAATAATAACTACGCTTAACGCTTCAGTTCCAAACATTTGGGTGGATAGACAATGAGCAAAATGATATACCCACAAACCTATCCCTAAAAATTTTGTCGGCTGCCCTTACATTTACTGCTTTGTGCTTTGGTGACCAGACAAGAATCGGCAGACGCTTCTATTAAGAATTTTCAGTTAGAAAGGGGCAGCTTCCCATTTAAAAGTAAGGAATATTGCATGTAGCTGCAACACACCCATTTCTAACGGTGACTCCAGCAGACTTCTTGATTTATGCACCTTTTTGACATCACGATCTAAGTAAAATAATAATGATCCAAAGTAGAATAACAAGAGCTCTATAAAATCCTTCTGAGTGCAACCCAGCTCAGTGTTTTTGTATAAGAAATCTGCAATTACAAATGTACAcctaccaaattcatgaaaataaataGAACCTGTTGCACTGAAATGTCATTCAACAAACAAGGTAATAATGAGCTATCATACTGTTCGCCAATTATTGGCTCTCTTAACTGAACTTCACAGCGGTGGCGTGAATTGAAGAATCCACAAGGTTAAACTGAATCACTTACAATCTCACAATATGGCACATGCGCAGACGCTTTTCTTTTGAGTCTCGTCAATCTTCTTTTCTGCAACATAAAGCCAAGTTTCAGCAGCTAAAAAAAGGGGCACACagtgaattcttttttttttttctaatcaagtaaatatattttcattcataaacatggccaaaAAGCTGGCTGCATAAAGGGGTATACCAAAAGGTAAAGAATCTACAAGAAGATGATTCTCTACAAACTCCACCACAAAATGAACTCTTTAACACCACAACCCTGACTGAAGATACTCGTAGAGGATATCAAAACAGGCACAGGATTGGATTATACATATCTGCAAATAAATAAATTCTACAAGACGCACGGCTAGGGGTTGAGGGTGTGACAGGCCAGGCCTGGTCCTGCGTATCTAATCCTCAAATCAGCATTAGAACAAAGTGGGGTAATATCACGATCAAAAGGtgtgaatctttttttttttttttttttttggtgacgGGAAAGCGAATCTTAtttaagtacatttaatgaaagCTCACATTTACATGAGACAAGTTTTTTCCTGAATACCACAACTTCAGCAATAGACGAAAATAGACATCCGCCAAACATTACTGGAGGATTAATGAAATGGCTAACTCAATCAGTGTTCAGGAAAGCGCGAAGCAGAAAAAAGCGACAAGGCCCCGCTTCATGCTTTAAGCGAAGCGACCACTTCATTGAAGTGAAGAtccattataaaaaaaaaaaaaaaaaaaaaaaaaaaaaaaaaacttgcacaAAGAATTTATATGTAAGCAAATAGCAAAACTACCTAATGAACTTAATAAATAAAAATCAGAAAAACTACCTAATGAATTGCTTAATAAATAAAAATCGGGAAAAATGTAACTAATGCACTGTCTAAAATCCAGAAAGAAAGACAGACTAAAAACTGCACTGTCTAACTAATGAACTGCCAGTTACTGATACTAATACAGTTAAATTAATAAAATGGAAAAACTAAAAGCAAGCAAAGAAAGAAATaatggtgaaaaaaaaaaaaaagaggaacaaTCCAGTTACTGTCTCCATTCtccaactggaaaaaaaaaaaaaacagagccCCTACCAGCGACTCCGGCATCTGCGATCAAGAATGGGGAAAAAAAAATGGCCAGCACCTCCCCACCAGTGAGCAATCACGAAGAGAAGAGGAGAAGAAAAGAagcataagaagaagaagaagatgagaaGACATATTTGAAGAAGAGAAGAGCCCTAGTCTGTGTTGCTGAAGAAGTCGCACCAAATAACCTTAATCTGCGTCTTTTCCTTCTAAAAAGAGTCGAAGCGTACGCTTCGCTCGCTTCATCCGCTTCCTTCGCTTCAGCTTCAGGGGTTGAAGGGCCCGCTTCTGTTCACCTCTCTCGCTTCAGTTATCTGAAGAGCTAGACCCACGCTTCGCTTCGCCGCTTGGGCCCGCTTTCCTGAACACTGAACTCAAGAGTATCTTCAAATACAAAAATCTCACTGACATAAGATTCACATTAAGCACCTTGACATGTACATATAAGCATGCGCACTTCAACAAGAAAGGTCAAAGCACATTTAGATCTTCAGAAAATTCAGCAAACAGGCCGACCACAAACAACCAACAGACTTGCCTCGTTGGAAGTAACAAGAACGAGAAACATAAAGATCCTTTGACACCATAAACCATGTATAACGAAGGTCATTTATCTATGTGCTTCACTCGTAGTAGTAGTTAGCTCCAGCGTAGTGTACATTCATGTTGATCCCTTAATACACCTTTAACTTCACTCTCTTTAATACCATTGCCCACATGATGGTGGTAAATGGTAATCtgagaaataaaatacactaatTCATCACTAGGCTTCCTAATCTTTTGTTAAGTAAAATACAAACAAACTATTCAATAGTCATCACTCACTAATTAGGCATTCCCTGTTGTTATTACATCATTCTTGTCTATGTTCCTCTCTGGAATCTACATGTTTGCTGGCTTCAGTTCACAGCCGATGTACTCCCGCAACTCTTTGTCAAGGGcattcttctctctctctctaaaaaggTTAACTTTCCTCAATTTTAAAGCTCGGTGTTTTAGTAGTCTCTTATCTATTGCATGTGTCTACTAAGGCAGAATATCCTCGCTCATTATTACTATGAAACAGAAAGAAGCCTCAAACAACAGAAGAAAGGatggaaaatgaagaagaaagagatGAAAAAATTGAAACTGCTTTAGTATTCTCTTATCTATTGCATGTGTCTACTAAGGCAGAATATCCTCACCCATTATGAAACAGTAAGAAGCCTCAAAAATAGAAGGATGGAAAATGgagggagaagaagaaattgaaaCTGCTTATGAGATGAAGGGGAATAAACAGGACGATTAGCCTGTTTGGTCAATCTTTTGAAAGGCCAAAAATGttctttttaaatatttattctagagaATGAaggtgtttggtcaagcttttggtgaagaaataagtgtttttgagtagtagcagAAGCCACTCTTAAGCTTTTACAGGGAAGCTGAAAAAAGTAGCTCCACCACTCTTAAGCTTTTACGCAGAAGCTGAAAAAAGTAGCTCCATTCAAAATAAATGCTTTTGACTTTTTTTAGGTCAAGACTTTTGGCTTCTTAAATGATTTAGCCAAACTCACTACTCTCATTTACTCTTTCAAAAGTTCATATTTACCAAATCAATAGTAGTAGTATTAACTTTCTCTCTCTTCATTTGACACTTCAAAAAACTTCTTGAAAAATTGGCCAACTACAAATGACTAACAAAAGCACTTCTCAAAAGATTTAgccaaaagcactttttaaaaagGCGCTTTTGATATGTACTTAAAATAAGTTGATTTCGACAGCTCACCCAAACATGCTAGAAGTCTCGTTTACCATGCCAATAAATCCCAACTCTCACGTCTAGCACGACTTAGCAGTCAAGTACTGGCTAGAACTCTGCACTCACTACTCCTTCACGCCCCTCCCAAGCAGCCAAACAAATGGAGAGAACCCCCACAAGAAATTTGGAATTCGCCAGACTAGTTATAAACCAGCCAATaacttggaagttggaacaaAAGCAAGAAAAGAATACTCAGAAATTTACGATATGTCTTCACAAAAATTGGATAGCAGGACGGTCAGTCTACAGCAAAAGCAAAACTTCTCACATCTCTATGACTCATTGTTCTCATGACCTCAAGGTGATTGACTACATTCAATATAAAGGAGAGAAAAAGGATTTATCCCCCTATTTCACTATCCATCAAAAAGCATTTGGCATTGATACTAAAACTTGAATAGTTGTTGTCCCAAACTAGAAGAGTTAACAATGCCAAACATGTTTCACACAATGCCCCATTTCATGTGAAAACTAGGCTTAGAATTTAACAAATCAACTATACCTATGTATCTAAGAGAGAAAAAACATCAAAGTCATTATTCAAAAGttaattccataatgaaaatgtCTAATGATGGTATTTACGATAATAAATGAGTATACAACATATCACCAACATGAAGAGTGTATAGAATAGAGTGTTTCTTTTAAAATAAGCATGTAGAATATTATTGTTTATAGAAGTGTAACCAACTTTTgtttatgacaagggaacccgcagccgctacccttcgggtgcgtgCAAGGTCTGCTCCTGTGCAATAAGTGTAAGCAACATTGaagagattttttttattttttttttggaagtgaAGTAAATTTATTAATAACTAGCACAGAGGATGTGTTGTTACATCTTTACACTGTTTCTAGAAATCAAAAGATATGAAGAATATATTCCATCTAATTCTGAAGGGCTTCTAACATCTCCAGAACTTATTCAGCATCATTAACATGTTCCAACTAACATCATCAATAAAACAAAAGCATACAGTTCAATTTTATCTCGAGGCTCGCAAGCATTTATGAGAGTTCCAAAATGAAAACTGTTACATAAATTTGGGAGAAGTAGATTCTTGCAATCCTAAAATGGAAAGACCTTAAAATGTCATTTTAGGGGGTTTTTGAGGTAATACTGTCCAAAAGCAACTGATGagttattgtttttcttcaagaTCTAGCAATTCTTTTTGCTTATAGAGATTTTCAAAAAGAAAATTACTGCCATGAGTTTCTGTAACTCCTCGAAAAAGAGCAAGAATTGAGCTAATTTAATCAGAAAAATATTGGAAAATTCCATCCTTCATTCCCTAAATTTTAAGGAGTTAACAATAACTGAAAAGTTTTTACTCACCAAAGATCAATAATCAGCTTCGTCAAGAATTAAGCTTAAGTTAGCTCAGGAAAGAAATTTGTGCTTGGCTCAACATACCTAACTATCCCGATTGCCGCTATTAGGGATAACAACTACATGTTTATTAAAGCCATACGTGTTTATTAAAGCCATCGCTTGGTCGCTTAAAGTGACGAAGCGATGCGAAGTATGAGGTCATCGCTTCATAGTTGAAGCCATGCACGTTAGAGAAGTGTGAATTTCAAATAATGACATGCAAAGTGATCCCAACGAGAAGCGATTGGTTCTTTAAATTCAACATTGAGGAGTTGGATTTTATTTTGACATTATTGTATATTTGATACTTAAATTAGTTATTTTAAATGTATTTGATTATTATAGTAATAAATTCATAAAATACTTAAATTGTGCGCTTCATTTCAAAGAAGTGAGCGCTACATTTCAAAGAAGTGTGCCCTTCACTTCTTGAACCCCGCGTCAGCATctaatcaaactaagacacttaaattgaaagGACGGAGTAATGTGTTATAAATGCAGTCTTTATTAAATTAGGTGAAATTAGACCTAATTAAGCACATATTAATTACAACTGTGTCATGATAAGTAACCATACTTAATATTCAGTAGGAAATTGGCCTAGTTGTGTTTAACTTAAAATAGGTTTCGTAATTTGGTTTGCAGCAACTCTTGCATATGTGGATTATGGATCAGTCAAATTTGAAGGCATATAAAACCCTATACTGTATGACTAAGCTACGTTTAGGTTTTCAACTAGATCTTCAGGTCAAGCAACCTGCATCACTTATAACTATGCAGTTGAATTTGTAGTAATCCCATTTGATCTCTTCTCTAAAATGAAGAGATGTCATGCAAGCTTACACGTTAAAGTACAGTAATTGAGTCTCCATCACTTAACGAGTTAATTACTATCTTATTTGTGATGGTTGAGACAACGTTCTAACTTCATATTAGCCGTTCCAAAAGCTAAATATTCAGTATACCATGTGAAGACTGCAACTAAGACCATATATCTTTGAAAATGTTTCTATCCAAGCAGGAACAATTGCTATCATCTGGAACATTTGGCAAGTACCATAGACATTTTATAAGGTACGTACAACTAACTATATTGCATGCCAACTAAGATACTAAAAAGGAGAGGAAGAAGATGTTTTTCcttgttttcttctgaacacaAAAATGTGATTAGGTTACATAACAGAATCACCAATATCCTCAAAAACAAATACATTATAAAAAGGGGAAAACCAGTGCATATTGTCCACAAATCAAGCAAAGAGGAACCCACCTGATTTTGATTTACCTACTGATGGCTGTACAACAGCATGCATGGTAATCACACCATTAGGTAGCTCACCGAAAGGCGTTTTACATTGACCAACAGTCTTGTTGTTTTCCAAAATTTTCCCAGCACTTATCAACTTTACATCATTTGCCGCCTTGGGTGCAATTTTTTTATCTGCCAAGAGAGCATGAAATCTCAGCAAAACAGAGGTCAGACAGAAAACGAAAACACCTTTTGCCATTCTCCTGAATATATCATAGAAAGTTTATAGAATGAAATTTGCCAAACATTGAAGGATGTAAAGAATTGAGATATCAATACACTTACGTGCATGGCATGAAGCGAATAGGGTTAACCAAATTGCAGGTCATAACCAATTCACCTCAATCAAAATTCTTTTTTTGGGGAGGATAGGTAATAATAACCTCAACAGAAATTTTTTTACTGATCAATTATTCAGTCATCCAGTGAGGGTTGGGTTTTCATAAACTGGGCTTGAATTTTGGTCCTATTTTTGTGGGGACTTGAATACTGAACTAAAGctcttcttaaaaaaaaattaaaatatcagCTATGCTTCAAACTCAAAGTCAATTGGGGTCATCTAAAAACTCAAATGATTATCAGGACAAAGAAACTaatgaaattaaaattaaatGAAATATACAAAGTAAATCATGTCAATCAAAcgcaaaaatcattttttggggGTTAACCATGTGTTATTCGCTATTTGGAATCCAACTGTCTGACTAATCCAGATTCGCGCCACATAAGGTCCATTAAGGGGAATCCACTCCCTACCAGAGATTTTTCCATTCCCGGGGCTCAATCAA
Above is a genomic segment from Lycium barbarum isolate Lr01 chromosome 12, ASM1917538v2, whole genome shotgun sequence containing:
- the LOC132622276 gene encoding membrane-anchored ubiquitin-fold protein 3-like; amino-acid sequence: MPEEDLVEVKFRLFDGSDVGPFRCSPASTVAMLKERIVAEWPKDKKIAPKAANDVKLISAGKILENNKTVGQCKTPFGELPNGVITMHAVVQPSVGKSKSEKKIDETQKKSVCACAIL